The Nitrosomonas communis genome has a segment encoding these proteins:
- a CDS encoding IS110 family RNA-guided transposase — translation MDGTLVKNEVILGVDTHLDTHVGVVINDQGKVIGILTSIPTNRAGYLKLLTWARSLGNVRRAGVEGTGTYGAGLARLLREQGIEVWEVNRPDRAKRRLQGKSDPTDAESAARTVLSGNATATPKSQSGVAEALRMLSVARRSAVKARTQTINQLRSLLISAPNDLRERLWKTKPEECVAGCARLRKAKGSVLHKTLAATLRLLAKRWLMLSAELKEIDVTLDRLTSQSAKRLRNQFGVGPQTAATLIAVAGDNPERLRNEAALAALCGVNPLQASSGKTIRHRLNRGGNRSANNALWTIAMVLMRSEPRTQSYVARRAAQGMSNKEIQRCLKHYIVRELYPLILADLSDAAAIT, via the coding sequence ATGGACGGCACACTGGTTAAAAATGAAGTTATTCTTGGCGTTGATACCCATTTAGATACCCATGTTGGCGTGGTCATCAATGATCAAGGTAAAGTGATAGGGATACTTACTTCGATACCGACTAATAGAGCAGGTTATCTGAAATTACTGACGTGGGCACGATCATTAGGAAATGTTCGTCGTGCTGGCGTTGAGGGTACAGGAACATATGGCGCTGGTCTTGCCCGTTTATTGCGCGAACAGGGTATTGAAGTATGGGAAGTCAATCGTCCTGATCGTGCCAAGCGCCGACTTCAAGGAAAATCTGATCCGACTGATGCTGAGAGTGCAGCACGCACAGTACTTTCCGGTAATGCAACGGCAACGCCAAAGTCACAGTCAGGCGTGGCTGAAGCGCTGCGTATGTTATCGGTTGCCAGACGTAGTGCAGTCAAGGCAAGAACACAAACCATCAATCAACTCAGATCGTTATTAATCAGTGCACCGAATGATCTGCGTGAACGACTCTGGAAAACCAAACCGGAGGAATGCGTAGCAGGCTGTGCACGACTTCGGAAGGCAAAAGGCAGTGTTTTGCATAAAACATTAGCTGCAACACTTCGTTTGCTGGCCAAGCGCTGGCTAATGCTTTCAGCGGAACTAAAAGAGATCGATGTGACGCTTGATCGTTTGACAAGTCAATCAGCGAAGCGCCTTCGAAATCAGTTTGGAGTCGGGCCGCAAACGGCAGCGACACTTATTGCCGTAGCGGGAGATAATCCAGAACGTTTAAGGAATGAAGCGGCCTTGGCTGCGTTATGTGGAGTAAATCCACTGCAGGCTTCCTCTGGAAAAACTATCCGCCATCGATTAAATCGAGGAGGCAATCGATCTGCAAACAACGCGTTATGGACCATCGCGATGGTACTTATGCGCAGCGAACCAAGAACCCAAAGTTATGTGGCACGACGCGCTGCTCAAGGGATGTCAAACAAAGAAATTCAACGCTGCCTGAAGCATTACATTGTTCGTGAATTGTATCCGCTTATTCTCGCAGATTTATCTGATGCTGCTGCAA
- a CDS encoding M28 family peptidase — protein sequence MKPLLEQRLQLHVEKLASEIGERNVWQPKALYAAADYIRDTWSQLGYEVHAQGYDAGGVWSENLEIEIRGREQASEIVLAGAHYDTVSGSPGADDNASGVAALLEIARFLVGAKPERTLRLVAFVNEESPFFYFGEMGSKIYAQAARERHDNIRIMLSFEMLGCYSEEPGSQSYPPLLRWLYPDRGNFIGFVSNLNSRRALKQFAAAFAASSDFPYETLASPTIVPGVSWSDQISFWRQGYQAVMVTDTAFYRYPHYHRASDTPGELNYVEMARVVEGLTGALTVLVKA from the coding sequence ATGAAACCACTACTTGAACAACGGCTGCAGCTGCATGTTGAGAAGCTTGCAAGTGAGATCGGCGAACGCAACGTGTGGCAGCCGAAAGCGTTGTACGCTGCTGCCGACTATATTCGTGATACCTGGAGCCAGTTGGGTTATGAAGTTCACGCTCAGGGCTATGATGCAGGCGGCGTATGGAGCGAGAATCTCGAGATCGAGATACGCGGCAGGGAGCAGGCCAGTGAGATTGTGCTCGCTGGCGCACACTATGATACCGTGTCGGGCAGCCCGGGCGCAGATGACAACGCTTCCGGCGTCGCCGCGCTACTCGAGATCGCACGATTTCTCGTCGGAGCCAAACCTGAGCGCACACTGCGGCTAGTGGCGTTCGTGAATGAAGAATCGCCATTCTTCTATTTCGGTGAAATGGGAAGCAAGATTTATGCGCAGGCTGCACGTGAGCGACATGATAATATCCGTATCATGCTCTCGTTCGAGATGCTCGGCTGCTACAGCGAAGAGCCAGGCAGCCAGAGCTATCCTCCCTTACTGCGCTGGCTCTACCCTGATCGTGGCAATTTTATCGGCTTCGTGTCCAACCTCAACTCACGCCGTGCGCTCAAACAATTCGCGGCGGCGTTCGCTGCCAGCTCGGATTTTCCGTACGAGACGCTTGCCAGCCCCACCATCGTGCCGGGCGTTTCCTGGAGTGATCAGATTTCGTTCTGGCGGCAAGGCTATCAGGCAGTGATGGTCACCGATACAGCATTCTATCGCTACCCGCACTATCATCGGGCCAGTGATACCCCCGGAGAGCTCAACTATGTCGAGATGGCACGTGTAGTCGAAGGACTAACCGGCGCACTGACAGTGCTGGTAAAAGCATAA
- a CDS encoding DUF504 domain-containing protein yields the protein MIPIHELLARIRWDPEFGKGKFELAYEDKIEHQHKRIPLERIIIEPGQHFAFEAEEEDGTLHTVPFHRVRKVWRDGMIIWQRHPGGKTK from the coding sequence ATGATTCCGATTCACGAGCTGCTCGCGCGCATCCGCTGGGATCCAGAATTCGGGAAGGGAAAATTTGAGCTTGCCTACGAGGATAAAATCGAGCACCAGCACAAGCGTATACCACTTGAGCGAATAATCATCGAGCCAGGTCAGCACTTTGCCTTCGAGGCGGAAGAGGAAGATGGCACATTGCATACTGTCCCGTTTCATCGGGTGCGAAAAGTTTGGCGAGATGGGATGATTATCTGGCAACGACATCCAGGGGGTAAAACAAAATGA
- the rtcA gene encoding RNA 3'-terminal phosphate cyclase, with protein sequence MLEIDGSYGEGGGQLLRLAVALSAITGIDVRIMNIRTRRDKPGLAAQHLAGVHAVGKLCGANIEGLALRSDQIVFGPATLQGGDYRFDVGTAGSITLVLQALLPVMLATQLPCKVHITGGTDVRQAPAADYLRAVLIPLIKRLGAQVTMCVLRRGYYPQGGGEIELAVKPAMLSSAVFEASGYSKTISGLAHVTNLPEHIALRMKQAVLNRLGTYGTHARIETQVLGREAAFGAGGAITCWLESEHTVRGAARVAEWGVTAETLGEAVGEELATDIAAGAALDIHAADQILVYLALLGGGSFSTRHISLHARTAMWLIEQFLPVTFEVTESSDLAYITVRLRRESS encoded by the coding sequence ATGCTTGAGATTGATGGCAGTTATGGCGAAGGCGGTGGTCAGCTCCTGCGGCTTGCCGTCGCATTGTCTGCCATTACTGGTATCGATGTGCGTATTATGAATATTCGTACACGACGCGACAAACCCGGTCTTGCCGCACAGCACCTCGCCGGGGTGCACGCCGTGGGCAAGCTTTGCGGTGCGAACATCGAAGGCCTCGCCTTGCGATCAGACCAAATTGTTTTCGGACCGGCAACGCTTCAGGGTGGCGATTATCGCTTTGATGTAGGCACGGCAGGCAGCATTACGCTGGTGCTGCAAGCCTTGCTGCCGGTCATGCTGGCGACCCAGCTACCTTGCAAGGTGCATATCACCGGCGGTACTGACGTGCGGCAGGCACCCGCTGCGGATTACTTGCGTGCAGTGCTTATCCCGCTGATCAAACGACTCGGTGCACAAGTGACTATGTGCGTGCTACGCCGCGGCTACTATCCACAAGGTGGTGGCGAGATCGAGCTCGCAGTAAAGCCGGCAATGCTCTCATCCGCAGTGTTCGAGGCGTCTGGATACAGCAAAACCATCTCCGGGCTTGCGCACGTGACTAATCTTCCTGAGCATATTGCGCTACGAATGAAGCAGGCGGTACTTAACCGGCTTGGCACATACGGTACGCACGCGAGGATCGAGACGCAGGTTTTGGGTCGCGAAGCAGCTTTCGGTGCAGGTGGCGCTATCACCTGCTGGCTCGAGAGTGAGCATACTGTGCGGGGTGCAGCGCGGGTGGCAGAGTGGGGCGTCACTGCGGAGACGTTGGGTGAGGCTGTGGGGGAGGAGCTTGCTACAGATATTGCCGCGGGTGCTGCGCTCGATATCCACGCAGCTGATCAAATACTTGTTTATCTCGCGCTTCTAGGCGGTGGCTCATTCAGCACGCGTCATATCTCACTGCATGCGCGTACCGCGATGTGGCTGATTGAACAGTTCTTGCCGGTAACGTTCGAGGTAACTGAATCGTCAGATCTTGCATACATTACTGTGAGATTACGTAGAGAATCATCATGA
- a CDS encoding DJ-1/PfpI family protein produces MSAKKILMLVGDYVEDYEVMVPFQALLMVGHTVHAVCPKKKAGETVRTAIHDFEGDQTYSEKPGHNFTLNATFTKVKAEDYDALLIPGGRAPEYIRLNEKVIKIVQHFSEANKPIAAICHGAQLLVAAGVIEGKACSAYPAVAPDVTRAGGKYRDIPMDQAHVDGKLITAPGWPAHPDWLAKFLQVLGTKIKP; encoded by the coding sequence ATGAGTGCAAAGAAAATCTTGATGCTGGTAGGCGATTATGTGGAAGACTATGAGGTCATGGTCCCATTCCAAGCGCTGTTGATGGTGGGGCATACCGTCCATGCGGTCTGTCCTAAAAAGAAAGCGGGTGAGACTGTACGCACGGCCATACATGACTTTGAGGGAGATCAAACCTATAGCGAAAAGCCAGGCCACAACTTTACGTTGAATGCTACTTTTACCAAGGTTAAGGCAGAAGATTATGACGCGCTGCTCATTCCTGGCGGGCGCGCGCCTGAGTATATTCGTCTGAATGAAAAAGTCATCAAAATAGTGCAACATTTTTCAGAAGCGAACAAACCTATTGCTGCCATTTGCCATGGCGCGCAACTGCTGGTGGCAGCCGGAGTCATCGAGGGTAAGGCATGTTCTGCTTATCCGGCGGTAGCACCGGACGTCACACGTGCAGGTGGAAAGTACAGGGATATTCCAATGGATCAGGCCCATGTCGATGGCAAGCTGATTACTGCTCCGGGTTGGCCGGCACATCCTGACTGGCTCGCCAAATTCCTGCAAGTGCTGGGAACAAAGATTAAACCTTAG